Proteins from a genomic interval of Bradyrhizobium sp. CCGB01:
- a CDS encoding NAD(P)/FAD-dependent oxidoreductase codes for MSIECLIVGGGPAGLMAAIYLGRFRRRVCLVDTGASRAALIPRSHNVPGFAHGLSGAELIARMSSQLAELDVARVDAEVTALRRHRDGFRASWRGCEHDVSSVVLACGIVDIHPPFDEWRSAVADGLLRYCPVCDAFEAIGRRIGVIGPLDHAAPKALFLRGYSQDVTLLATECGADEVAKARLSVEAVSVVPASDLRLRRKGKRIEAVFDGELTEEFDVVYAAMGAQVRSRLAMSLDAEHTDESYLRVDDHQRTSVDGLYGIGDVVTDLHQISVAFGHAAVAACTIHNSLPRRWA; via the coding sequence ATGTCCATTGAATGCTTAATCGTCGGCGGCGGGCCAGCAGGCCTGATGGCCGCTATCTATCTCGGCCGATTCCGACGCCGCGTCTGCCTTGTGGATACGGGCGCAAGTCGTGCGGCTTTGATCCCCCGTAGTCACAATGTACCGGGCTTTGCGCATGGCCTGTCCGGCGCAGAGCTGATCGCGCGGATGTCGTCGCAACTAGCCGAGCTCGACGTCGCGCGCGTGGATGCCGAAGTCACCGCCCTGAGGCGGCACAGAGACGGCTTTCGCGCGAGCTGGCGGGGATGCGAACATGACGTCTCCAGTGTGGTTCTCGCCTGCGGGATCGTGGACATCCATCCGCCATTCGACGAGTGGCGCTCTGCGGTCGCTGATGGGCTCTTACGCTACTGTCCGGTCTGCGACGCCTTCGAGGCAATCGGCCGCCGAATCGGCGTGATCGGCCCGCTCGATCACGCCGCGCCCAAGGCGCTATTCCTCCGCGGCTACTCGCAGGATGTGACGCTGCTCGCGACGGAATGCGGAGCGGACGAGGTCGCGAAGGCGCGGCTGTCCGTGGAAGCTGTTAGCGTCGTACCGGCCTCCGACCTGAGGCTCAGGCGAAAGGGGAAACGGATCGAAGCGGTCTTCGATGGCGAGCTTACCGAGGAATTTGATGTGGTCTATGCGGCGATGGGCGCGCAGGTGCGCTCGCGGCTGGCGATGTCGCTGGATGCCGAGCATACCGACGAAAGCTATCTAAGGGTCGACGATCATCAGCGCACATCGGTCGATGGACTCTACGGAATAGGCGACGTCGTTACCGATCTGCACCAGATCTCCGTCGCGTTCGGTCATGCGGCGGTCGCCGCCTGTACGATTCACAACAGCCTGCCTCGGCGGTGGGCCTGA